Proteins encoded within one genomic window of Fragaria vesca subsp. vesca linkage group LG1, FraVesHawaii_1.0, whole genome shotgun sequence:
- the LOC101298368 gene encoding charged multivesicular body protein 7-like, whose translation MRNLKVEESEKVKEVIRKEVKDWDDELVCRARFKAFSGQRSDCEPIYLFWRNLILTVARQLGLFIIKPSHLKTHWFNRGGLSPLCLDDVLFVMYNEGEAVPAADVADPTAGRISRIFRRVTSSVASFASSAPTPQVLMAHDRLILTPILKDKAVEIVEVLSECHWNGWCIVTMERFRELCGGTFEGSVVLSHLSAQGKARYLSLPNRGDLLQGVKVSISASSVPSVSSLDRDVLHLTWTRERLQQQLDVIDRRCETLRKSALACLHSGNKKVALRHARELKLANESREKCSTFMNRVVEVLDFIANAEMTKKVSEAIQIGAKAIKENKISVEEVEDSLQEIEESIDTLKQLENIIESTPLYSVTDDEENIEEEFRKLELDIGHENHHEPIVKTEVNNAVETESSAEVLLDSLSNLKLSDDGQARIPAIQGTASTVRNNKTKTPDLATA comes from the exons ATGAGAAACCTGAAAGTGGAAGAGAGCGAGAAAGTGAAAGAGGTGATCAGGAAGGAGGTTAAAGATTGGGACGACGAGTTGGTCTGCAGAGCCCGATTCAAAGCCTTCAGCGGCCAACGGTCCGATTGCGAACCCATCTACCTCTTCTGGAGAAACCTGATCCTCACCGTCGCTCGCCAACTAGGCCTCTTCATCATCAAACCCTCTCACCTCAAGACCCACTGGTTCAATCGAGGAGGCCTCTCTCCCTTATGCCTCGACGACGTCTTG TTTGTGATGTACAATGAAGGTGAAGCTGTGCCTGCTGCGGATGTTGCCGACCCCACCGCCGGGCGGATATCCCGGATTTTCAGGAGAGTGACCAGCTCCGTGGCTAGCTTTGCTTCTTCAGCACCGACTCCGCAGGTTCTGATGGCACATGATCGTCTCATTCTTACTCCGATTCTCAAG GATAAAGCTGTTGAAATTGTGGAGGTTTTGTCTGAGTGCCATTGGAATGGTTGGTGCATTGTCACCATGGAGAGGTTCCGGGAATTGTGTGGAGGGACGTTTGAAGGTTCGGTAGTCTTGTCTCACTTGTCAGCGCAGGGGAAGGCGCGGTATCTCTCGCTTCCCAACAGGGGGGACTTATTACAG GGTGTGAAAGTCTCCATTTCAGCGTCTTCTGTTCCTAGTGTTTCAAGTTTAGACCGTGATGTTCTGCACTTGACTTGGACAAGAGAGAGACTTCAACAACAACTTGATGTAATTGACCGAAGATGTGAAAC GTTAAGAAAATCAGCATTAGCTTGTTTGCATTCTGGAAACAAGAAAGTGGCTCTGAGGCATGCAAGAGAGTTAAAGTTGGCGAATGAGAGTAGAGAAAAATGTTCAACCTTCATGAACAGAGTGGTGGAAGTTCTTGATTTTATCGCAAATGCTGAAATGACAAAGAAG GTTTCTGAAGCTATCCAAATTGGAGCTAAAGCTATAAAGGAAAATAAGATTAGTGTGGAAGAAGTTGAAGATAGCCTACAGGAAATTGAGGAGAGCATTGATACACTAAAGCAATTAGAAAATATTATAG AATCAACCCCCCTGTACTCAGTTACAGATGATGAAGAAAATATCGAAGAGGAGTTCAGGAAACTAGAGCTGGATATTGGACATGAAAACCATCATGAACCAATCGTGAAAACTGAGGTTAACAATGCAGTAGAAACAGAGAGTTCTGCTGAAGTGTTGTTAGATTCTTTATCAAATCTCAAGCTTTCAGATGATGGTCAAGCAAGGATACCAGCAATTCAGGGCACTGCCTCGACAGTAAGAAACAACAAAACAAAAACTCCTGACCTCGCTACCGCTTAA
- the LOC101298068 gene encoding uncharacterized protein LOC101298068 codes for MASDESMTLRSCIEYDEDTDEGYDHDQPHPHLSRLSMCTNNSMYGEDQMMSDEHEGAGNDNSMYYQGQQENGMSMYMSLLSIDSFDGDVDEEEETSNKKRLNSQLVLAAEMSTEDDSDREPGCYSLPATPPRRRRDLAAGAGRMLFNKVHPSSMVEKEYASENEAQKAMSDDSRRSRRRSRRRMMRNRSSWLSPSPFHHGAKTAMDDDDGEDHDKEEENMNMNMCGDHCHSFSGESEGTGMVMIARPKGGKRSLCMDMEEVKACRDLGFELEHDRMLQQQEMMPSRISLSAPTLETNYTTSSGGNSPIANWRISSPGDHPQDVKARLKVWAQAVALASASPTRHSS; via the exons ATGGCGTCAGATGAGAGTATGACACTTAGGTCTTGTATCGAGTATGATGAGGATACAGATGAAGGGTATGATCATGATCAGCCTCATCCTCACTTGTCTAGGTTGTCCATGTGTACCAACAATTCCATGTATGGTGAAGATCAGATGATGAGTGATGAACATGAAGGCGCTGGCAATGACAATTCCATGTACTACCAGGGGCAACAAGAGAATGGTATGAGTATGTACATGTCACTGTTGTCCATAGACAGCTTTGATGGGGATGTTGATGAAGAAGAGGAAACATCCAACAAGAAGAGGCTCAATTCTCAACTGGTACTGGCAGCTGAGATGTCAACGGAGGACGATTCCGACAGGGAACCGGGGTGTTACTCGCTTCCGGCCACACCCCCTAGGCGGAGGAGGGATCTGGCTGCTGGTGCAGGGAGGATGCTTTTTAACAAGGTCCATCCCAGTTCTATGGTGGAGAAAGAGTATGCAAGCGAAAATGAAGCTCAAAAGGCTATGAGTGATGACAGCAGGAGGAGCAGGAGGAGGAGCAGGAGGAGGATGATGAGGAACAGATCATCATGGCTATCACCATCACCATTCCACCATGGAGCTAAGACGGCGATGGACGACGATGATGGTGAAGATCATGACAAGGAGGAGGAGAACATGAACATGAACATGTGTGGTGATCACTGTCACAGCTTCAGCGGAGAGAGCGAGGGTACTGGGATGGTGATGATAGCAAGGCCTAAAGGAGGGAAGAGGTCGCTTTGCATGGACATGGAAGAAGTGAAGGCTTGCAGAGACCTTGGATTCGAGTTGGAGCACGACCGCATGCTGCAGCAGCAGGAGATGATGCCCTCACGAATTTCTCTATCAGCCCCCACCCTTGAAACTAACTACACTACCAGCAGCGGTGGCAACTCCCCCATTGCCAACTGGCGCATTTCCAGTCCCG GAGACCATCCGCAAGATGTCAAGGCTCGCCTCAAGGTCTGGGCGCAGGCAGTAGCTCTGGCATCTGCATCACCCACAAGGCACTCGAGCTGA
- the LOC101292353 gene encoding uncharacterized protein LOC101292353 — protein sequence MDRGIEFDVLNAHGTEYHRWVSDIEQTFIAKDRTETIFPDPAQEPPHKRTKSQALMFLRKHIDPTLRRQYQSKHDPKDLWDALAERFGNIHSTLLPELIARWDEIRLLDYKKVDDFNRDMLCLQAQLSSCGVEKSDADMIEKTISTFPSAAKILMNQYRLEFTTKRITTFSGLMTQLLIEEKNNMINDQHNLRLVGTQKIPESNYNSKRSQKAPKRKDQHQNEPYARGTQHHRASGSRGQGSGFSGQTNTWRRDTGAAGPKGGAAPPRKQQVRSSSTFDGQRNRCGSKDHWYKSCRTSANDVAAYKKYKELMEVNSTENNGVEHNVTFKVADPNGQCSDLDAPDFDVTG from the coding sequence ATGGACAGAGGCATTGAATTCGACGTCCTCAACGCCCATGGTACCGAGTACCATCGCTGGGTCTCGGACATAGAGCAGACCTTCATCGCTAAGGATCGGACCGAGACCATATTCCCCGATCCAGCTCAGGAACCGCCTCATAAGAGAACCAAATCTCAGGCGCTCATGTTCCTTCGTAAGCATATCGATCCCACACTGCGCAGGCAGTATCAATCCAAGCACGATCCAAAAGATCTGTGGGATGCCCTTGCCGAACGCTTCGGCAACATTCACTCGACCTTGCTCCCAGAACTAATTGCTCGCTGGGATGAAATCCGACTTTTGGATTACAAGAAGGTTGATGACTTTAACAGGGATATGCTTTGCCTACAAGCTCAACTGAGCTCATGTGGAGTCGAGAAAAGTGATGCCGACATGATCGAAAAAACTATCTCGACCTTCCCTTCAGCTGCTAAGATCCTCATGAACCAATATCGGCTTGAGTTCACAACTAAGAGGATTACTACATTTAGCGGCTTAATGACGCAACTCCTTATAGAAGAAAAGAATAACATGATCAATGATCAGCATAATTTGCGTCTTGTAGGCACCCAGAAAATTCCGGAATCTAATTACAACAGCAAGCGGAGTCAAAAAGCTCCGAAACGCAAGGATCAACATCAGAATGAACCTTATGCACGTGGGACTCAGCACCACCGTGCCTCTGGTTCTCGGGGACAAGGTAGTGGCTTTAGTGGCCAAACCAACACTTGGCGTCGAGACACCGGTGCCGCCGGCCCCAAGGGCGGTGCCGCTCCTCCTCGGAAGCAGCAAGTTCGCTCTTCTTCTACCTTTGACGGTCAACGCAACAGATGTGGGTCCAAGGACCACTGGTATAAAAGCTGTCGCACTTCTGCAAATGATGTTGCCGCATACAAGAAATACAAGGAATTGATGGAAGTCAATTCCACTGAAAACAATGGAGTTGAACATAATGTTACCTTCAAGGTCGCAGACCCCAATGGACAATGTTCTGACTTAGATGCCCCTGACTTTGATGTCACCGGCTAA
- the LOC101298653 gene encoding expansin-A7-like: MASFLHSWSFSLLLVSLTLTIISRTTLATYKPTPWQLAHATFYGDETASETMGGACGYGNLFLNGYGTDTVALSSTLFNNGYSCGACFQIKCYQSPWCFKNVQFTTVTATNLCPPNWSQDSNAGGWCNPPRAHFDMSKPAFMKIAQWKAGIVPVMYRRVPCMRSGGLRFSFQGNGYWLLVYVMNVGGAGDIQDMYVKGTRSGWIKMSHNWGASYQAFATLKGQALSFRVTSYTTKQTIIAWNVAPSNWNVGLTYKSNTNFH; the protein is encoded by the exons ATGGCTTCTTTCCTTCATTCATGGAGCTTCAGCCTTCTATTAGTGTCATTGACGTTGACAATTATAAGCAGAACAACTTTGGCGACTTACAAACCCACCCCATGGCAGCTCGCTCATGCTACTTTTTATGGGGACGAAACTGCCTCCGAGACCATGG GAGGAGCTTGTGGATATGGAAACCTGTTCCTCAATGGCTATGGAACAGATACTGTAGCATTGAGCTCAACACTGTTCAACAATGGATACTCTTGTGGAGCTTGTTTCCAGATCAAATGTTATCAGTCTCCCTGGTGCTTTAAAAATGTGCAATTCACTACCGTCACCGCGACCAATCTTTGCCCGCCAAACTGGTCCCAGGACTCCAATGCCGGAGGCTGGTGCAATCCTCCTAGGGCTCACTTCGACATGTCCAAGCCTGCCTTCATGAAGATTGCTCAGTGGAAGGCTGGCATTGTTCCAGTCATGTACCGTAG GGTACCGTGCATGAGGTCTGGGGGGCTCAGATTCTCTTTCCAAGGAAATGGGTACTGGCTCTTGGTCTATGTGATGAATGTGGGAGGAGCTGGTGACATCCAAGACATGTATGTGAAGGGAACCAGAAGTGGGTGGATTAAGATGAGCCACAACTGGGGAGCTTCATACCAGGCTTTTGCAACCTTGAAGGGCCAAGCTCTCTCTTTCAGGGTCACTTCCTACACAACCAAGCAGACCATCATTGCATGGAATGTTGCTCCTTCTAACTGGAATGTGGGCTTGACTTACAAGTCAAATACCAACTTCCACTGA